The DNA sequence GCTTATTCCGTTCAACTGCAATTATTCAAGGGCAGCGGCACCGCCGACAATTTCAGTAATTTCCTGCGTGATAGCTGCTTGACGTGCACGGTTGTATGAAAGTGTAAGACTATCAATTAAAGCAGAAGCGTTATCAGTGGCCGAGCTCATCGCTGTCATACGAGCACCAAACTCACTTGCTTTCGCATCTAATAGAGCACCGTAAATGACGCTTTCGCCGTATTGCGGTAAAAGCTGCTCAAGAATTGCTTCTTCAGACGGCTCATAGATGTATTCAGCATTACCTTCTTTTGTTGATAAGTCTGTTAACGGCAATACTTTCTTTTCTGTGACTTCTTGTGTGATAGGACTTACGAAATGGTTATACCAGATGTAAAGCTCATCAAAGATTTCATCAGAAAACATTTCAACCGTTGTACTAGCGAGATTTTTAATATCGCTAAATTCAGGTTGGTCGGATAAACCAACGACTTCTTGAATAATTGGCAGGTTGCGCTTTTTAAATAAATCACGACCGATACGACCCATAACGATAAGTCCGTACTCATCTTTTGATTTATGACGAGCATCAATAGCTTTTAACACTTCTCGGACTAAGCTAGCGTTATAAGCACCTGCTAAGCCACGATCTGATGTAATCACGATATAACCCGTCTTTTTCACTGGACGTTCTTCTAGCATCGGATGAGTTGCATCCGTGTTGCTAGCTGCAATACTTGCAACAACCTCGCGAATTTTTTCCGTGTACGGTAAGAAAGACTTTGCTTTTTCTTGAGCGCGATTTAGTTTGGCAGCTGATACCATCTCCATCGCTTTCGTAATTTGCTTCGTTTTCTTCGTAGACGTTATTCGCGTTTTTATATCTCGAAGTGAGGCCAACTGTTTTCACCACCTTTTCGCGTAACTGGTATTTTCAGAAGATTACTTACTTGTGTTAAAGCCTTTTTTGAACTCTTCAATAGCAGCGTTCAAATCGCTTTCTTCTGGAAGACCGCCAGTTGTACGAATGTGTTCAAAAAGTTCCTTCTTGTTATGGTCAATAAATGTAGCCAATTCTGCTTCGAATCGTCTAATATCTTCAACCGGAATATCATCTAAGAATCCTTTTGTTAAGGCATAAAGGATTGTAACTTGTTTTTCAACAGATAATGGCTCATGTAATCCTTGTTTTAATACTTCAACTGTACGAGCTCCACGGTTAAGTTTTGCTTGTGTCGCTTTATCAAGGTCAGAACCAAACTGAGCAAATGCTTCTAACTCACGATAAGAAGCTAGGTCAAGACGTAATGTACCTGCTACTTTTTTCATCGCTTTAATTTGAGCAGATCCCCCTACACGAGATACAGAAAGACCAGCGTTAATCGCAGGACGTACCCCTGAGTGGAATAAGTCAGATTGTAAGAAGATTTGTCCATCTGTGATGGAAATAACGTTTGTTGGAATATAAGCTGATACGTCACCAGCTTGTGTTTCAATAAACGGTAATGCTGTTAGGGAACCAGCACCTTTTGCATCACTTAACTTCGCTGCACGCTCAAGTAAACGAGAGTGTAAGAAGAATACATCCCCTGGATAAGCTTCACGACCTGGAGGACGACGAAGTAATAATGAAAGCTCACGGTATGCCGCTGCTTGTTTTGTTAAGTCATCATATACTACAAGAACGTGCTTGCCATTGTACATGAATTCCTCTCCAAGAGTAACCCCTGTATATGGTGCTAAGAATTGAAGCGGAGCAGGCTCAGATGCACTCGCTGTTACAACGATTGTGTAATCTAATGCGCCTTTTTGACGTAATGTTTCAACTACGCCAGCTACCGTTGATTCTTTTTGACCAATCGCAACATAGATACAAATCATATCTTGGTCTGCTTGATTTAAAATTGTATCGATCGCTACAGCTGTTTTACCAGTTTGGCGGTCACCGATAATTAACTCACGTTGTCCACGGCCAATTGGAACAAGAGCGTCGATCGCTTTAATTCCTGTTTGTAATGGCTCATGAACTGATTTACGATCCATAACACCTGGTGCTGGACTTTCAATCGGACGAGTTTTAGACGTTTCAATTGGTCCTTTTCCATCAAGTGGTTGGCCTAGTGGGTTAACAACACGTCCTAAAAGTGCTTCACCTACTGGAACCTCCATGATACGACCTGTACGTTTTACTTGGTCTCCCTCACGAATATCGCGGAATGGACCTAAGATTACAATACCGACATTATTTTCTTCAAGGTTTTGCGCCATACCCATGACACCGTTTGAAAACTCTAGTAACTCACCAGACATAACGTTTTCAAGACCATGAGCTAGGGCAATACCGTCACCGACACGGATAACCGTACCAACATCTGATACTTCAATATCAGATTGAAAACTTTCAATCTGCTGTTTAATCAGAGAGCTAATTTCCTCTGCTTTGATGCTGCTCATTCCATTCACCCCTATCTTCTACTAGCGTTTTTGCAACAATCCACGTTGCAGGCGGTCAAGTTGTCCTTGTAAGCTTCCGTCATAAATACGGTCACCGATACGAAGCTTGATTCCACCAATGAGGTCTTTATCGACAATATTTTCAATCACTAATTTTGTTTTACCAATTTTACGAGCAAACACTGTAGAAAGCTCGTTTTTCTCTTCCTCTGATAATTCATAGGCAGAGTATACTTTCGCTTCAGCGATATTTAACGCATCAAGAGAAAGTTTTTTGTACTTATCTATTAACGGTAAAAGAATATCAATTCGTTTGCGGTCAATTAGTAAGAAAATGGTTTGGAACACGATTTCACTTACATTTGAACCAAAGCTGTTACGAATGAGTTCTTTCTTTTTACTAGCTACTACTTTAGGATTCATTAAAACAGTCATAAAATCCGGTGTTGCTTTCACTACTTGCTTAACAAGCTGAAGCTCGTTTTCCACTGTGTCTAGCACATTGTTTTCTTTAGCAAGTTGAAAGAGTGCAACGGCGTAACGATTCGCTACTGCTTGATTGCTCATAGCTCTTCGCCTACCTCTTTAAGATAATCTTCAACAAATTTCTTTTGTTGTTTTTCATCTAGTTCCTTTTCAATGACCTTTGTTGCGATTAATACTGATAAGGAAGCAACTTGCTCACGAAGGGAGGCAACAGCTGCTTCTTTTTCTTGCTGTATTTCAGCAAGAGCAGAATCTTTAATTCTTTCCGCTTCTCCTCTAGCAGCATTGACAATGTCTTGTCCTTGCTTTTCGCTCATCTTTTTCGCATTTTCTAAAATCGATTGTGCTTCTTGACGAGCATTTTGGATTTCTTGACGTTGTTGTTCTAAATATTTTTCAGCTTCTTTACGGTCTCTTTCAGCAAAATCAATTTGCTCATTAACCATATTTTGGCGTTTTTCCATCATGCCCATGATAGGCTTTAATGCAAATCTACTTACGACCCATAGTAATGTTACAAAGGCCGCTAACTGATAAAGGGCAGTACCCCAGTTAACTTGAAATCCTTCCAAGTGGTGTCACTCCTTTCGTATGACGATACATAAGGAATGGCGAAGGTTCAAATAAGAACTCGTCGCCATTTTTGCATCATTTCCTTGTATTAACGACTTTTATAGGAATAAAAGTAAGAATGAAATTACGATCGCAATGATTGGAACTGCCTCAGCAAGAGGTACTCCAATGAACATTAATGTTTGTAATTGTCCACGTAATTCAGGTTGACGAGTTACACCTTCGATTGTTGCCTTTACGATAATACTTACTGCGATCGCTCCACCGATCGCTGCTAAACCTGCTACTATTGCAACTGCTAATGCTGTCATGATTTAAAATCCTCCCTTAAAATATAAAAATGATTTTTTTAATTATTAAAAACGCTCATAGAGCATTATTTAATGATGTTCTACTTTGTGGGCCATATACACCATTGCTAACATCGCAAAGATATATGCTTGAATCGCCCCGATAAAGATACTAAATGCTTGCCAAATCATTAATGGCACAAACATGGCGACACCGGTAAAGAATCCTCCGATACTGCCAAACAATCCATATCCACCTAACCCAACAATTAATACCATTAGAATTTCTTTCGCGTAAATATTACCGAATAAACGCATTCCAAGTGTTAGCGTATTTGCAAACTCTTCAATGACTTTGAACGGAAATAAAAACGGAACTGGTTCGAAATAGCTTTTGACATAACTACCAAAGCCTCTAATCGAAATCCCGTAAATATGTGTTAGCACAATGACAAATGCGGCTAAGCTTAGAGTCAATACGGGGTCAGAAGTTGGTGACTTCCAGTAGACTTCATGATTATTTACGTTATAAATTTCAAAAGGTATCCCCAACATATTCGCGACAAACACGAAGAAAAGAAGTGTAAACGCGAGAGCTGTAAAGCGGCCTCCTGTTTTCCAGTCCATATTTGCTTTAATGATGTTCTGCACAAACTCAATTGCCCACTCAAGGAAGTTTTGCATTCCAGATGGTCTCATTTGAAGATTGCGGGAACCAAAAAAACAAATTAAAAAAACAATAATACATGCAACGGTTGTCATAATCACTGTTGATGTATCGAAACCCAACCCTAAGAATTCAAAACTGGGTGTAGTGTGTTCCAAAGATTTCACCTCTTTCTTATGAATTCAATTGTCATATCTATAAGTAGAAATATATAAATCAGGGCTAACCCTGTAATGACCGAAATCAAATCAATGGTTTCTGGAAACGAAACTGCTAGCGCAACCGCACAAACAGCTAGTCCAAAACGAATTAACATACCAAAGGAAGCTATCCCATTTGCAAGATAGGCTTTTCCTGACATTCCCGCGGCTCTATCGCCAACGACTTTCGTTTTAATATAGATGGTACAGAGATTAATATAACTGAATGATAGGCCTATCACTAGACCGAGGAAGTGGGATTGATAAGGTGTTATTATGTACCCAATTAAAAACAAGAGTATAAAAATGGCGGTAACAATCGTAAATCCCTTCATTTTTTGTTGCAGAGATGTCATTCGTCACCGTCTCCTAAATATGGTTGAACTACTTTGTATACTCCATAAAATCCACTGATTAGTCCCATAAAGAGAAATAATATGACAAACAGTGGCTTTGCTCCAAGTTGATTACCAACCCAAATACCTAAGAAAACACCACCAACGACTCCTCCAACGATATACGAGGAAATAATTGAAACTAAAGCCATTGCACGTAACGAACGTTTTTCTAAAGGCATCTTACTCGCTCCTTCACCATCTTTTTCGGAGCTATTCAATCTAATATGTATAGGGCCAAACCCTTATCACAATAACCTTTATAATCGTACAATAGGGTCATCCACATGTCAACGAATTTTCACATTATTTACTCAGCTCGATAAACGAATGTGATATTTGTCACACTTCTGTCATATTTCCTACCAATGGACCAGTTTACTTTTTTCCTTCTCATTATACCCAACTTATAAAAAAAACAACATATTTCCCCTAAAAGACAACGTATCCTTTAGGAGGGCACTGAAAAGTTCGGTTTTTTAACTTTTGCAGGGCTCTCTAAGCAATGTGCGTAACCGTTGCATTTTTTAAAGCCTGCTACGATTGGGTTTCTCGTAGCAGGCGAGCAACTGGTGGAGCCATTGCAACCATAATCAAAGGCATTGAAAAAGTTGATTTGTACTTTTTCAGTGGCTTCTCCTTTAGGGGATAATCATTATTGTTCCGTTTCAAGAAACTCGCCTATCAAAATGGCCGTTTCAAGAGTGTCTTCTTGTCCATCTTGTTCCGCAAAAACAAGAGCCTTATATATTCCATCTTCAAGGTCGAGGTCGTTTAATTCTACCTCAAGAAGTCCTCTTGCTACATTCTCCTTGGCATCTAAATAGTCTATAAATTCAAATGTATCAGGGTCATATAAAGCGATACCTACTTCTTCTGCTCCTCCTGGCAAATACATCTCATAGCGGTAACTTTCCTCGTCGTCCCCTCGTTGAAAGTTAAATGCCATTACTCTTGGATAATTTGGTTCTTCTATAAAGAATAAATACGGAAGGACAATATCTTCTTTCCCACCCTTTACAAGAATCGTTCCATTATGGATTCCCTCATCTAGGACAGCAGGGAAAATATCCATCGTAATGGTGACATCCTTTTTTTCGTCCGGTTTTAACTCAAACGAAAATGGAACCTTCCACTGTACACCGTCTGGAGCGTCAATTGGAGGAACTACATAATAGGTTGTTGTCACGTCTCCTTTGTTTTCAACCGTTACCGTCATGTTTTTTGTTTCACGACGGTCATCTCTTGCCCATTTTCCAAAAGATATGGCTCCAGGATAAACGAGCGTATCGGCATTCACCGCTTGTTCAATTTGAATTCTACCTGCGCCTTGTTCATGTGGCATGTATTCATTTCCATCATTGTTTTCTAATCGTTTTGCAGTGTTCATTAATGCGGCTTTGATTTGGTCCGGGGTCCAATCCGGGTGCGCTTGTTTTATTAACGCGGCCGCTCCGGCAACATGAGGTGCTGCCATGCTCGTGCCATTTAAACCTAAATATCCATTAGGGATGGTGCTGTCAATCGCTACACCTGGAGCAACAAGGTCTGGTTTGACTTCCCAGGTTTGCGTGACAGGTCCTCTGGATGAAAAAGGTGCAATTAAATCTTCTTCGTGGCGATAGATTGTTCGTACCGTCGTTTCTTTCCGGTCTTTTTCGATTTGCTCTAAAAGCCACTCTCCATCTTCTTTGGAGATTGCTGATACCGGAATGTCAATCTTATCTTGAATGACACCCACAAATGGACCCTCTGTATTATTGTAAATTAATACACCTTTGGCTCCAGCCTTCTTGGCACGTTTTGCTTTTTCAGTGAACGGAAGGACACCTCTTTTAAAAAGAATTATTTTACCTGTCGCATCCTCTAGGTTGTCTTCCAAGCCAATGTCTGCATTTACAATTTCAAAGTCCCTTTTTAAATTCCACGGTTTGGCCCCAGCCATTTGTTGAAGGGAGATTTCCCGCTCTTCACCAAATATAGTGACATACGGCGTTTTTAACGGTGGCGATGATGCTCCGACCGAAATCGCTTTGGTCGATGTTCCAGGTGAACCGACCGTCCACATATTCGGACCACTATTTCCATTGGATGTCACCGCTACGATTCCTTTTTCGACCGCTCTGTCTAGGGCAATGCTCGTTGGCCAATCAGGACCATTTACTGCATTTCCTAGCGATAGATTAATGACATCGACGCCATCTTCCACTGCTTTTTCAATGGCTTCAATGACTTGTTCTGTTGTTCCTTGTCCACCAGGTCCAAGTGCCCGGTATACATATAAGTCAGCTTCTGGAGCTACACCCTTCACACGACCGTTCGCCGCAATGATGCCTGATACATGCGTTCCGTGCAAAGTAGCTCCCCCTTGAGCTGGTAAAGTTTCCATTGGATCGTCGTCACAGTCGACAACATCAAACCCACCTTTATAATTCCTTTTTAAATCTGGATGGTTATAGTCTATCCCCGTATCGATGACGGCTACCTTTACCCCTTTTCCGGTTAACCGGTGACCATTCTCACCAAACTGAGATCGAATGTCTCCACCACCGATAAAAGGAACACTTTCATTAATAAAAGCTTTATAATTTACAACCTTGTCCACACGTTCAATGCCTGATATTTGTTTTAATACTTCTACGTCTTTTTCTGGTAGTTCAAATGAAAACCCTGTAAATAAAGTTGAAAAGGTTTTTCGGACCTTTCCATTCGGTATGGATTGATGAATCGTATTGAGAACTTCTTCTAAACGACTCTCCTCAACTTCAACCATCACTACAGTTTCATGGTCTACGCTAAGAGCGGGTAGT is a window from the Bacillus alkalicellulosilyticus genome containing:
- the atpG gene encoding ATP synthase F1 subunit gamma encodes the protein MASLRDIKTRITSTKKTKQITKAMEMVSAAKLNRAQEKAKSFLPYTEKIREVVASIAASNTDATHPMLEERPVKKTGYIVITSDRGLAGAYNASLVREVLKAIDARHKSKDEYGLIVMGRIGRDLFKKRNLPIIQEVVGLSDQPEFSDIKNLASTTVEMFSDEIFDELYIWYNHFVSPITQEVTEKKVLPLTDLSTKEGNAEYIYEPSEEAILEQLLPQYGESVIYGALLDAKASEFGARMTAMSSATDNASALIDSLTLSYNRARQAAITQEITEIVGGAAALE
- the atpA gene encoding F0F1 ATP synthase subunit alpha, whose amino-acid sequence is MSSIKAEEISSLIKQQIESFQSDIEVSDVGTVIRVGDGIALAHGLENVMSGELLEFSNGVMGMAQNLEENNVGIVILGPFRDIREGDQVKRTGRIMEVPVGEALLGRVVNPLGQPLDGKGPIETSKTRPIESPAPGVMDRKSVHEPLQTGIKAIDALVPIGRGQRELIIGDRQTGKTAVAIDTILNQADQDMICIYVAIGQKESTVAGVVETLRQKGALDYTIVVTASASEPAPLQFLAPYTGVTLGEEFMYNGKHVLVVYDDLTKQAAAYRELSLLLRRPPGREAYPGDVFFLHSRLLERAAKLSDAKGAGSLTALPFIETQAGDVSAYIPTNVISITDGQIFLQSDLFHSGVRPAINAGLSVSRVGGSAQIKAMKKVAGTLRLDLASYRELEAFAQFGSDLDKATQAKLNRGARTVEVLKQGLHEPLSVEKQVTILYALTKGFLDDIPVEDIRRFEAELATFIDHNKKELFEHIRTTGGLPEESDLNAAIEEFKKGFNTSK
- a CDS encoding F0F1 ATP synthase subunit delta — its product is MSNQAVANRYAVALFQLAKENNVLDTVENELQLVKQVVKATPDFMTVLMNPKVVASKKKELIRNSFGSNVSEIVFQTIFLLIDRKRIDILLPLIDKYKKLSLDALNIAEAKVYSAYELSEEEKNELSTVFARKIGKTKLVIENIVDKDLIGGIKLRIGDRIYDGSLQGQLDRLQRGLLQKR
- the atpF gene encoding F0F1 ATP synthase subunit B, which codes for MEGFQVNWGTALYQLAAFVTLLWVVSRFALKPIMGMMEKRQNMVNEQIDFAERDRKEAEKYLEQQRQEIQNARQEAQSILENAKKMSEKQGQDIVNAARGEAERIKDSALAEIQQEKEAAVASLREQVASLSVLIATKVIEKELDEKQQKKFVEDYLKEVGEEL
- the atpE gene encoding F0F1 ATP synthase subunit C — translated: MTALAVAIVAGLAAIGGAIAVSIIVKATIEGVTRQPELRGQLQTLMFIGVPLAEAVPIIAIVISFLLLFL
- the atpB gene encoding F0F1 ATP synthase subunit A, with translation MEHTTPSFEFLGLGFDTSTVIMTTVACIIVFLICFFGSRNLQMRPSGMQNFLEWAIEFVQNIIKANMDWKTGGRFTALAFTLLFFVFVANMLGIPFEIYNVNNHEVYWKSPTSDPVLTLSLAAFVIVLTHIYGISIRGFGSYVKSYFEPVPFLFPFKVIEEFANTLTLGMRLFGNIYAKEILMVLIVGLGGYGLFGSIGGFFTGVAMFVPLMIWQAFSIFIGAIQAYIFAMLAMVYMAHKVEHH
- a CDS encoding ATP synthase subunit I, coding for MTSLQQKMKGFTIVTAIFILLFLIGYIITPYQSHFLGLVIGLSFSYINLCTIYIKTKVVGDRAAGMSGKAYLANGIASFGMLIRFGLAVCAVALAVSFPETIDLISVITGLALIYIFLLIDMTIEFIRKR
- a CDS encoding AtpZ/AtpI family protein: MPLEKRSLRAMALVSIISSYIVGGVVGGVFLGIWVGNQLGAKPLFVILFLFMGLISGFYGVYKVVQPYLGDGDE
- a CDS encoding S8 family serine peptidase, coding for MFMRKVLLLLICLLVTAQAGVEASKFPERPPLPALSVDHETVVMVEVEESRLEEVLNTIHQSIPNGKVRKTFSTLFTGFSFELPEKDVEVLKQISGIERVDKVVNYKAFINESVPFIGGGDIRSQFGENGHRLTGKGVKVAVIDTGIDYNHPDLKRNYKGGFDVVDCDDDPMETLPAQGGATLHGTHVSGIIAANGRVKGVAPEADLYVYRALGPGGQGTTEQVIEAIEKAVEDGVDVINLSLGNAVNGPDWPTSIALDRAVEKGIVAVTSNGNSGPNMWTVGSPGTSTKAISVGASSPPLKTPYVTIFGEEREISLQQMAGAKPWNLKRDFEIVNADIGLEDNLEDATGKIILFKRGVLPFTEKAKRAKKAGAKGVLIYNNTEGPFVGVIQDKIDIPVSAISKEDGEWLLEQIEKDRKETTVRTIYRHEEDLIAPFSSRGPVTQTWEVKPDLVAPGVAIDSTIPNGYLGLNGTSMAAPHVAGAAALIKQAHPDWTPDQIKAALMNTAKRLENNDGNEYMPHEQGAGRIQIEQAVNADTLVYPGAISFGKWARDDRRETKNMTVTVENKGDVTTTYYVVPPIDAPDGVQWKVPFSFELKPDEKKDVTITMDIFPAVLDEGIHNGTILVKGGKEDIVLPYLFFIEEPNYPRVMAFNFQRGDDEESYRYEMYLPGGAEEVGIALYDPDTFEFIDYLDAKENVARGLLEVELNDLDLEDGIYKALVFAEQDGQEDTLETAILIGEFLETEQ